The Euphorbia lathyris chromosome 3, ddEupLath1.1, whole genome shotgun sequence genome contains a region encoding:
- the LOC136224094 gene encoding uncharacterized protein: MPTQPTNSSERARMVWRRCLVSAFRTGLACTIVGCLTLYGPASIHHQVAFPAFSYVTAILIVNDATFGDAIHGCWIALYATFQSLGPAMLSLWLIGPARFSSYTISVAVGLGGLIVVLPEGTTLLGKRIALGQIVIVYVIAYINGGRVEAVMHPLHVAASTSIGVLACVLALLLPFPRLACGELKENCKLLGENYSERLKLYVKAFCEQDSSVALLSISQAKSLAIASNKLLPNIKRYQASMKWEKLPFKILRPYYANSAARLQEVEIPLKGMEMALNTISSFPVRMMEGENKASSQQLKEHLNLTLKQMKNTSPNCDSVTVPESNAQTITQSFQTLQIIPEDHKDLTSLFFLFCIKLLRSKPPVSKPETDLSSSNPSTKQTASFLQTLGRNMKFINTKRLIPAFKCCLSLGLATLFGLLYSKENGFWSALPVAISFAAAREATFKVSNIKAQGTVLGTVYGVLGCFVFERFLPVRFLSLLPWFIVTSFLRRSKMYGQAGGISAAIGAVLILGRKNFGPTSEFAIARITETFIGLTCSIVVELVLQPTRAASLAKLQLRKSLESLSDCVSSIGFEPNKAKLMESAQKSLKLEVSELKRFIEEAEVEPNFWFMPFRSACYHTLVGSLSNMADLLHFSGCAFRFLEQESQKFGVWEECVKKLDGDLQIFREMLGSLINCLEDVTLMKSLKELDGRNVSCDPEMGKSPSPKIFKIMDSEGDGIESIMESYLEHSKEVGDKLNAVEGEEKSQMVLYLGALGFCLNTLMKETREIEKRIQEIVQLENLGKTINLYEISCKIRASRT; this comes from the exons ATGCCAACCCAACCAACCAACTCGTCGGAACGGGCACGAATGGTCTGGCGACGTTGCCTAGTCTCCGCCTTCCGTACCGGTCTAGCCTGCACCATAGTAGGTTGCTTAACCTTATACGGTCCAGCCTCTATCCACCATCAAGTAGCTTTTCCAGCATTCTCCTACGTCACCGCAATACTTATAGTTAACGACGCAACATTTGGGGACGCAATACACGGATGTTGGATAGCGCTTTACGCTACATTTCAGAGTCTAGGACCGGCTATGTTGAGCCTGTGGTTGATTGGTCCGGCCCGGTTTAGTAGTTATACTATTTCGGTAGCGGTGGGGTTGGGGGGGTTGATAGTGGTTTTACCTGAAGGGACAACTTTGTTGGGTAAAAGAATAGCATTGGGTCAGATAGTTATTGTTTATGTTATAGCTTATATAAATGGTGGAAGAGTTGAGGCTGTAATGCATCCTTTGCATGTGGCTGCCAGTACTTCTATTGGTGTTTTGGCTTGTGTTCTTGCCTTGCTTTTGCCATTTCCCAGATTGGCCTGTGgtgag TTGAAAGAGAATTGCAAGTTGCTTGGTGAAAATTATTCAGAGAGGCTGAAGCTGTATGTGAAGGCATTCTGTGAACAAGATAGTTCAGTAGCCTTATTGTCTATCTCTCAGGCTAAATCTTTGGCTATTGCTTCAAACAAACTTCTCCCCAACATCAAAAGATACCAA GCAAGCATGAAATGGGAGAAACTTCCATTCAAAATATTGAGGCCATATTATGCAAATTCAGCAGCAAGACTACAAGAAGTAGAGATACCCTTAAAAGGAATGGAAATGGCTTTAAATACCATCTCTTCCTTTCCTGTGAGAATGATGGAAGGAGAGAACAAAGCAAGTTCACAACAACTTAAGGAACATCTTAACCttacattaaaacaaatgaaaaacaCTTCCCCTAATTGTGATTCTGTAACTGTTCCTGAATCAAATGCTCAAACCATCACTCAATCTTTTCAAACTCTCCAAATTATCCCAGAAGATCACAAAGACTTAACCTCTCTTTTCTTCCTATTCTGCATCAAACTCCTCCGTTCCAAACCCCCCGTTTCGAAACCCGAAACGGACCTATCATCATCAAACCCTTCAACAAAGCAAACTGCAAGCTTTCTCCAAACATTAGGGAGAAACATGAAGTTTATAAACACAAAAAGACTTATCCCAGCTTTCAAATGTTGTCTCTCTTTAGGCTTAGCAACACTGTTCGGTTTATTATACAGCAAAGAGAATGGCTTTTGGTCAGCATTACCAGTAGCTATTAGTTTTGCTGCAGCAAGAGAAGCAACATTCAAAGTTTCAAACATTAAAGCACAAGGGACAGTTTTAGGAACTGTTTATGGAGTACTAGGTTGTTTTGTCTTTGAAAGATTCTTGCCTGTAAGATTCTTGTCTCTTCTTCCATGGTTCATTGTCACCAGTTTTTTAAGGCGGAGTAAAATGTATGGACAAGCCGGGGGAATTTCTGCAGCAATTGGGGCTGTTTTGATTTTGGGGAGGAAAAATTTTGGACCTACAAGTGAATTTGCCATAGCTAGAATCACTGAAACTTTCATTGGTTTAACTTGTTCAATTGTGGTTGAACTTGTTTTGCAACCTACAAGAGCAGCCTCTTTAGCTAAACTTCAACTCAGAAAAAGCTTGGAGTCACTTTCTGATTGCGTTAGCTCAATAGGGTTTGAACCAAATAAAGCTAAATTGATGGAAAGTGCCCAAAAGTCACTGAAATTGGAAGTTAGTGAGTTAAAAAGGTTTATTGAAGAAGCTGAGGTGGAACCCAATTTCTGGTTTATGCCTTTTCGTAGTGCTTGCTATCATACTCTTGTTGGGTCTTTGTCAAACATGGCTGATCTTTTACATTTTAGTGGTTGTGCATTCAGATTCCTTGAGCAAGAGTCACAGAAATTTGGAGTTTGGGAAGAATGTGTGAAGAAATTGGATGGTGATCTTCAGATTTTTAGGGAAatgttgggttctttgataaatTGTTTAGAGGATGTCACTCTAATGAAATCTCTCAAGGAACTTGACGGTCGAAACGTTTCTTGTGATCCCGAAATGGGAAAATCTCCGAGCCCGAAAATTTTTAAGATTATGGATTCGGAAGGAGATGGGATAGAGAGTATTATGGAGTCTTATCTCGAACATTCAAAAGAAGTGGGAGATAAACTCAATGCGGTTGAAGGGGAAGAGAAAAGCCAAATGGTGTTATATTTGGGGGCTTTAGGTTTTTGCTTGAACACTTTGATGAAGGAAACAAGAGAGATTGAGAAGAGAATTCAAGAAATTGTTCAGTTGGAGAATCTCGGAAAGACCATAAATTTGTATGAAATTTCATGTAAAATTCGAGCTTCACGAACTTGA